The following proteins are co-located in the Cherax quadricarinatus isolate ZL_2023a chromosome 26, ASM3850222v1, whole genome shotgun sequence genome:
- the LOC128691504 gene encoding uncharacterized protein has protein sequence MRILAVTVVLAVMAGVCYGGLIGGLGGYGGHGGLGGLGGHGGYGGYGGLGGHSGYGGLGGLGGLGGLGGLGGLGGFGGGFGKGYGGGAGGYGSGFGGGYGGGYGGQGGHTFVLSKSHGSEGGYGDLGGFGKFGKGGYNGFGLGGQGGFGKLGLGK, from the exons ATG CGTATCCtggctgtgactgtggtgttggccGTGATGGCTGGTGTTTGTTATGGTGGACTAATTGGTGGCCTTGGTGGCTACGGTGGACATGGTGGTCTTGGAGGCCTTGGTGGCCATGGCGGATATGGTGGCTACGGTGGCCTAGGTGGACACAGTGGATATGGTGGTTTAGGAGGTCTTGGAGGCTTGGGTGGTCTTGGTGGCTTGGGCGGTCTGGGAGGATTTGGCGGTGGATTTGGCAAAGGATATggtggaggagcaggaggatATGGATCAGGATTTGGAGGAGGATATGGAGGCGGATATG GTGGACAAGGAGGACACACCTTCGTGCTGAGTAAGAGCCACG GAAGTGAAGGAGGATATGGTGACCTGGGCGGATTCGGTAAATTTGGAAAAGGAGGATATAATGGATTTGGTCTGGGTGGACAAGGTGGATTTGGAAAGCTTG GCCTCGGGAAGTAG
- the LOC138853260 gene encoding uncharacterized protein produces the protein MRILAVTVVLAVMAGVCYGGLIGGLGGYGGHGGLGGLGGHGGYGGYGGLGGHSGYGGLGGLGGLGGLGGLGGLGGFGGGFGKGYGGGAGGYGSGFGGGYGGGYGGQGGHTFVLSKSHGSEGGYGDLGGFGKFGKGGYNGFGLGGQGGFGKLGFGK, from the exons ATG CGTATCCtggctgtgactgtggtgttggccGTGATGGCTGGTGTTTGTTATGGTGGACTAATTGGTGGCCTTGGTGGCTATGGTGGACATGGTGGTCTTGGAGGCCTTGGTGGCCATGGCGGATATGGTGGCTACGGTGGCCTAGGTGGACACAGTGGATATGGTGGTTTAGGAGGTCTTGGAGGTTTGGGTGGTCTTGGTGGCTTGGGCGGTCTGGGAGGATTTGGCGGTGGATTTGGCAAAGGATATggtggaggagcaggaggatATGGATCAGGATTTGGAGGAGGATATGGAGGCGGATATG GTGGACAAGGAGGACACACCTTCGTGCTGAGTAAGAGCCACG GAAGTGAAGGAGGATATGGTGACCTGGGCGGATTCGGTAAATTTGGAAAGGGAGGATATAATGGATTTGGTCTGGGTGGACAAGGTGGATTTGGAAAGCTTG gTTTTGGCAAATAG